Proteins encoded together in one Lathamus discolor isolate bLatDis1 chromosome 3, bLatDis1.hap1, whole genome shotgun sequence window:
- the NEMP2 gene encoding nuclear envelope integral membrane protein 2 isoform X1, producing MSPAGRRPRARPGLLGRLLPLFLALPGGTGEAPAAGRNCSFLQEMDVIQKRDESCYCYVQNRTFHLQYVWSTLQVKVNSREMFRFEPISQNSNCRNSETVFEFAACAVQVFWKPETATETRVSVKQYGEDICFKIQPLKTELYIVSVKREMLDGKLLFLFIAGIFLFHFASSLSRSTKFFYLCGIILGVLALLVFVLLILKRFIPRHSTFWILMSGCWMSSLYFIYCFKENMQWLWSEHRNYLLGYFLGVGMTSFAACYQHGPPTTDLSISLFAWTLQLTACVLIYCGVTIPQVAYAVIAVSLCSKGLCYPLGAACHIGRKMKNHFISKKLVFKHLTEEEYREQGETETIRALEELRLFCRNRDFPSWLAVSKLQSPHRFADFVLGSPHISPAETRAHEEEYGIGSFFLEEQLFETGTESEQDDPTNSIHEGDEADEDEMHKQISFPYATELL from the exons GTAGAAACTGTAGTTTCTTGCAGGAAATGGATGTCATCCAGAAACGGGATGAAAGCTGCTACTGCTATGTGCAGAACAGAACATTTCACTTGCAGTATGTTTGGTCAACTCTTCAG GTAAAAGTTAACAGCAGAGAAATGTTCAGGTTTGAGCCCATTTCACAGAACAGCAACTGTCGTAATTCAGAAACTGTATTCGAGTTTGCTGCATGTGCTGTTCAAGTCTTCTGGAAACCAGAGACAGCTACAGAAACCAGAGTAAGCGTAAAACAATATGGAGAGGATATTTGCTTCAAGATACAGCCCCTGAAAACCGAACTGTACATTGTCAGTGTGAAACGAGAAA TGCTAGATGGAAAGctcttgtttttgtttattgctggaatttttctgttccattttgcAAGCAGCCTGAGCCG GAGTACCAAGTTCTTTTACCTCTGTGGAATAATACTGGGTGTTCTTGCTCTGCTAGTCTTTGTCCTGTTGATACTTAAAAGGTTTATTCCAAGG caCAGCACCTTTTGGATTTTAATGAGTGGCTGCTGGATGTCctctctgtattttatttactgcttCAAAGAGAATATGCAGTGGTTGTGGTCTGAACACAGAAACTACTTGTTGG GGTATTTTCTGGGTGTTGGAATGACCAGCTTTGCTGCTTGCTATCAGCACGGACCTCCTACCACTGATCTGAGCATATCCTTGTTTGCATGGACACTGCAGTTAACAGCCTGTGTCTTGATTTATTGTGGAGTCACCATACCTCAAGTTGCATATGCAGTAATAGCAGTCAGCCTCTGTTCAAAGGGCCTGTGTTACCCCCTGGGTGCTGCGTGTCACATAGGCAG AAAAATGAAGAACCATTTTATATCAAAAAAGTTAGTGTTTAAACACCTTACTGAAGAGGAGTACCGAGAACAAGGTGAAACAGAAACTATCAGAGCTCTGGAGGAGCTACGCTTATTCTGCAGAAACCGTGATTTCCCGTCATGGTTAGCTGTATCCAAACTCCAGTCCCCACACAG GTTTGCAGACTTTGTTCTGGGATCTCCCCACATCTCACCTGCAGAAACAAGGGCGCATGAGGAGGAATATGGCATTGGGAGCTTCTTCCTGGAAGAGCAGCTCTTTGAGACAGGGACAGAATCTGAGCAAGATGATCCAACCAATTCCATCCACGAAGGAGATGAGGCGGATGAAGATGAAATGCATAAACAGATTTCATTTCCATATGCTACTGAGTTGCTCTGA
- the MFSD6 gene encoding major facilitator superfamily domain-containing protein 6, with amino-acid sequence MAADDKVAILTDDEEEQKRKYVLADPFNGISKDQDLPPHNESPSTETTTVPDEELDWLEKHCVKINNDLLISKVFYFFFYSAYGSLYPLLPVYYKQLGMSPSQSGLLVGIRYFIEFCSAPFWGVVADRFKKGKIVLLFSLLCWVLFNLGIGFVRPATLRCIPRGLPPAHPTNASSLFTTASQNISTSSPLTTASTASPKARRKRDLLTSSPVALETTGTANPEVTFLLPTQSNDVEFVLENSTHLALKNATTSPVSPGNVTLSTLTAAVTTKPMPSDQAVLVYDQQEVEAIFLLILLVVIIGEFFSASSVTIVDTVTLQYLGKHRDRYGLQRMWGSLGWGLAMLSVGIGIDYTHTEVSIEGQGCKAPEYKNYRIVFIVFGVLMTMALIVATQFRFHYAHFKQDESKRKEVEISQVDRNASNESSDNTPTSMTQSQSFSFWDLIKLLCSIQYGSVLFVAWFMGFGYGFVFTFLYWHLEDLNGTTTLFGVCSVLSHVSELTAYFFSHKLIELVGHIRVLYIGLACNTARYIYISYLENAWTVLPMEVLQGVTHAAIWAACISYLSAAVPPELRTSAQGILQGLHLGLGRGCGAMVGGVLVNYFGPAATFRGIGMACLVILLLFALIQWLLVPDEEEEKTMLAERIPVPSSPVPIATIDLVQQQSEDIMPRTEPRLPIKKTKHQEDQEDVNKPAWGISSSPWVTLAYAVYQIKEMVKLSKTHPTPENQPLQKINENCSASSASSARQPQNPTDSGQSSNCSAPTPTATSDSQVDGDRIVSDHDAQPAAAGP; translated from the exons ATGGCAGCTGATGATAAGGTTGCCATTTTGAccgatgatgaagaggaacagaagagaaagtATGTGCTTGCTGATCCTTTCAATGGCATTTCCAAGGATCAAGATTTGCCACCCCATAACGAGTCCCCTTCAACAGAGACAACCACTGTCCCGGATGAGGAGCTAGATTGGTTAGAAAAGCACTGCGTCAAAATAAACAATGATCTCCTCATCTCAAAGgtcttctattttttcttctattctgCATATGGCTCCCTCTACCCCTTGCTGCCAGTGTATTATAAGCAGCTGGGTATGTCACCCAGTCAGAGTGGACTTCTGGTGGGCATCAGGTACTTTATTGAGTTTTGCAGTGCTCCCTTCTGGGGAGTGGTGGCAGATCGCTTCAAGAAAGGGAAGATTGTCCTCCTGTTTTCGCTTCTATGCTGGGTTTTATTTAACCTAGGGATTGGATTTGTTAGACCAGCCACCTTAAGATGCATACCAAGGGGCCTCCCCCCAGCACACCCCACCAATGCAAGCAGCCTTTTCACAACAGCTTCACAAAATATATCGACGTCTTCTCCGCTAACCACAGCCAGTACTGCATCCCCGAAAGCTCGTAGGAAGAGAGACCTGCTCACTTCCAGCCCAGTCGCTTTGGAAACAACAGGAACAGCTAATCCTGAAGTAACATTCCTGTTACCTACACAGAGCAATGATGTGGagtttgttttggaaaacagtACCCATCTGGCTTTGAAAAACGCCACCACTAGCCCGGTCTCACCAGGGAACGTGACTCTGAGTACCCTGACAGCTGCTGTCACCACAAAGCCAATGCCTTCTGACCAAGCTGTGCTCGTTTATGATCAACAAGAAGTAGAAGCCATCTTTCTACTCATTTTGCTGGTTGTCATCATAGGAGAATTTTTCAGTGCTTCCTCTGTTACTATTGTGGACACTGTAACTCTGCAGTACCTTGGCAAACACAGGGACCGATATGGATTGCAGCGTATGTGGGGTTCTCTGGGCTGGGGGCTAGCCATGCTCTCTGTGGGAATTGGCATTGACTATACTCATACAGAAGTTAGCATTGAAGGTCAAGGATGTAAAGCTCCTGAGTACAAGAACTACAGGATAGTGTTCATTGTTTTTGGTGTTCTGATGACAATGGCGTTGATCGTGGCCACTCAGTTTCGATTCCATTATGCCCACTTCAAGCAAGATGAAAGTAAGAGAAAAGAGGTAGAAATCTCACAGGTGGACAGAAATGCCTCCAATGAATCCTCTGATAACACTCCTACCAGTATGACCCAGTCACAGTCATTCAGTTTTTGGGACCTAATAAAACTGTTGTGTAGTATCCAGTATGGCTCAGTGCTCTTCGTGGCATGGTTCATGGGGTTTGGATATGGCTTTGTGTTCACCTTTCTGTACTGGCACTTGGAAGACCTGAATGGTACCACCACGCTCTTTGGAGTTTGTTCTGTGCTCAGTCATGTGTCTGAGCTAACTGCCTACTTCTTCAGCCACAAATTGATTGAATTGGTTGGTCATATCAG AGTGCTTTACATTGGTCTTGCCTGTAATACAGCTCGATACATTTACATCTCGTATCTGGAAAATGCTTGGACTGTTCTCCCAATGGAGGTACTTCAAG GTGTCACTCATGCAGCTATATGGGCAGCCTGTATTTCGTACCTTAGTGCAGCAGTGCCTCCGGAGCTGAGAACGTCAGCCCAAGGAATCCTGCAAGGTCTCCACTTGGGTCTAGGCAGAGGATGTGGGGCTATGGTTGGAGGTGTTTTAGTCAATTACTTCG GTCCTGCTGCCACATTCAGAGGAATAGGAATGGCTTGTTTAGTGATTCTTCTTCTGTTTGCCCTGATCCAGTGGCTGTTGGTTCCTGATGAAGAAGAAG aaaagACAATGCTGGCGGAAAGGATCCCAGTGCCTTCCAGTCCTGTTCCCATAGCAACTATTGACCTTGTACAGCAGCAGTCAGAAGATATCATGCCTCGGACTGAGCCCAGACTTCCCATAAAGAAAACTAAACACCAAGAAGATCAAGAAGATGTGAACAAGCCAGCCTGGGGCATCAGCTCTTCTCCTTGGGTCACCTTAGCTTATGCTGTCTACCAGATCAAAGAGATGGTTAAACTATCCAAAACCCATCCAACTCCCGAGAATCAGCCTTTGCAG AAAATCAATGAGAATTGCAGTGCTTCATCAGCCAGCTCAGCAAGACAACCCCAAAATCCAACAGATTCTGGGCAGTCCAGCAATTGTTCAGCACCAACACCTACAGCAACATCAGATTCCCAAGTAGATGGCGACCGCATTGTGTCAGATCATGAtgctcagcctgctgctgcagggccctgA
- the NEMP2 gene encoding nuclear envelope integral membrane protein 2 isoform X2, which produces MDVIQKRDESCYCYVQNRTFHLQYVWSTLQVKVNSREMFRFEPISQNSNCRNSETVFEFAACAVQVFWKPETATETRVSVKQYGEDICFKIQPLKTELYIVSVKREMLDGKLLFLFIAGIFLFHFASSLSRSTKFFYLCGIILGVLALLVFVLLILKRFIPRHSTFWILMSGCWMSSLYFIYCFKENMQWLWSEHRNYLLGYFLGVGMTSFAACYQHGPPTTDLSISLFAWTLQLTACVLIYCGVTIPQVAYAVIAVSLCSKGLCYPLGAACHIGRKMKNHFISKKLVFKHLTEEEYREQGETETIRALEELRLFCRNRDFPSWLAVSKLQSPHRFADFVLGSPHISPAETRAHEEEYGIGSFFLEEQLFETGTESEQDDPTNSIHEGDEADEDEMHKQISFPYATELL; this is translated from the exons ATGGATGTCATCCAGAAACGGGATGAAAGCTGCTACTGCTATGTGCAGAACAGAACATTTCACTTGCAGTATGTTTGGTCAACTCTTCAG GTAAAAGTTAACAGCAGAGAAATGTTCAGGTTTGAGCCCATTTCACAGAACAGCAACTGTCGTAATTCAGAAACTGTATTCGAGTTTGCTGCATGTGCTGTTCAAGTCTTCTGGAAACCAGAGACAGCTACAGAAACCAGAGTAAGCGTAAAACAATATGGAGAGGATATTTGCTTCAAGATACAGCCCCTGAAAACCGAACTGTACATTGTCAGTGTGAAACGAGAAA TGCTAGATGGAAAGctcttgtttttgtttattgctggaatttttctgttccattttgcAAGCAGCCTGAGCCG GAGTACCAAGTTCTTTTACCTCTGTGGAATAATACTGGGTGTTCTTGCTCTGCTAGTCTTTGTCCTGTTGATACTTAAAAGGTTTATTCCAAGG caCAGCACCTTTTGGATTTTAATGAGTGGCTGCTGGATGTCctctctgtattttatttactgcttCAAAGAGAATATGCAGTGGTTGTGGTCTGAACACAGAAACTACTTGTTGG GGTATTTTCTGGGTGTTGGAATGACCAGCTTTGCTGCTTGCTATCAGCACGGACCTCCTACCACTGATCTGAGCATATCCTTGTTTGCATGGACACTGCAGTTAACAGCCTGTGTCTTGATTTATTGTGGAGTCACCATACCTCAAGTTGCATATGCAGTAATAGCAGTCAGCCTCTGTTCAAAGGGCCTGTGTTACCCCCTGGGTGCTGCGTGTCACATAGGCAG AAAAATGAAGAACCATTTTATATCAAAAAAGTTAGTGTTTAAACACCTTACTGAAGAGGAGTACCGAGAACAAGGTGAAACAGAAACTATCAGAGCTCTGGAGGAGCTACGCTTATTCTGCAGAAACCGTGATTTCCCGTCATGGTTAGCTGTATCCAAACTCCAGTCCCCACACAG GTTTGCAGACTTTGTTCTGGGATCTCCCCACATCTCACCTGCAGAAACAAGGGCGCATGAGGAGGAATATGGCATTGGGAGCTTCTTCCTGGAAGAGCAGCTCTTTGAGACAGGGACAGAATCTGAGCAAGATGATCCAACCAATTCCATCCACGAAGGAGATGAGGCGGATGAAGATGAAATGCATAAACAGATTTCATTTCCATATGCTACTGAGTTGCTCTGA